Proteins found in one Nocardia brasiliensis ATCC 700358 genomic segment:
- a CDS encoding aminotransferase class I/II-fold pyridoxal phosphate-dependent enzyme — protein MTTKQRRADLAMFGGTPAFESPVVFGRPNIGNRAVLFDRFDRMLDAKWLSNGGELSREFERRVAELAGTRYCVATCNATSALQLAVQAAGLRGEVIVPAFTFAATAHAAAWLGVTPVFCDVDPCTGSADPRSVEELITADTTGILGVHIWGRPRALEAMQDVADRHGLALIYDSAHAFGCGYAGRPIGGFGTAEVFSFHSTKFVNTFEGGALVTDDPELAEKASRLRNFGISSGDNVVSVGTNAKLSEAAAAMGLTSLDSMDYFVARNRENYHRYRQGLRGIDGLTLLDIDESQRSNYQYLVVDCDTARIGVTRDDILALLAAENVYTRRYFYPGCHRMAPYRTERAFPGTDRVARDTFVLPTGTDLEPRDITRICELLIFIAANGFDIRAAMGSSGRAA, from the coding sequence ATCGCTTCGATCGGATGCTCGACGCCAAATGGCTGTCCAACGGCGGCGAACTCAGCCGCGAATTCGAACGCCGCGTCGCCGAACTCGCCGGCACCCGCTACTGCGTCGCCACGTGCAACGCCACCTCCGCGCTCCAACTGGCTGTGCAGGCAGCGGGATTGCGTGGCGAGGTCATCGTGCCCGCCTTCACCTTCGCCGCCACCGCGCACGCCGCCGCCTGGCTCGGCGTGACGCCGGTGTTCTGTGACGTGGACCCGTGCACCGGCAGCGCCGACCCGCGCAGCGTCGAAGAACTGATCACCGCGGACACCACCGGCATTCTGGGCGTGCACATCTGGGGCAGGCCCAGGGCGTTGGAAGCGATGCAGGACGTCGCCGACCGGCACGGACTCGCGCTCATCTACGACTCGGCGCACGCGTTCGGCTGCGGATACGCGGGCAGGCCGATCGGTGGTTTCGGCACCGCCGAGGTGTTCAGCTTCCACTCGACCAAATTCGTGAACACCTTCGAGGGTGGAGCTTTGGTCACCGATGATCCGGAACTGGCCGAAAAGGCGAGCCGTCTAAGAAATTTCGGCATCTCCAGTGGCGACAACGTGGTGTCGGTCGGCACCAACGCGAAGCTGAGCGAAGCCGCGGCGGCGATGGGACTGACCTCGCTGGACTCGATGGACTACTTCGTCGCCCGGAACCGGGAGAACTACCACCGGTACCGGCAGGGGTTGCGCGGCATCGACGGGCTCACCCTATTGGACATCGACGAGTCTCAGCGCAGCAACTACCAGTATCTCGTCGTCGACTGCGACACCGCACGGATCGGCGTCACACGCGACGACATCCTCGCCCTCCTGGCTGCCGAAAACGTCTACACCAGAAGGTATTTCTACCCCGGCTGCCACCGCATGGCACCGTACCGAACCGAGCGCGCCTTTCCCGGCACCGACCGCGTCGCCCGCGACACCTTCGTCCTCCCCACCGGCACCGACCTGGAACCCCGCGACATCACCCGCATCTGCGAACTGCTGATTTTCATCGCCGCCAACGGTTTCGACATCCGCGCGGCGATGGGGAGCAGTGGGCGAGCGGCGTAG
- a CDS encoding response regulator transcription factor — translation MIRVALVEDQATLRGAIRTLLELEPDLTVVADLGSSAGVPEMVDETEPDVVLLDIEMGEESGLALAEELARRPEPPLLMILTTFERPGYVRRALEAGVRAYLTKNTPVGDIAQAIREVVAGRMLIEDQQLRAAMSVGQNPLTERERDVLVAARSHDTVAEIAAHLHLSVSTVSNYITAAISKTGSRNRIEAIRFAEDNGWL, via the coding sequence ATGATTCGTGTGGCGCTGGTCGAGGACCAGGCAACGTTGCGAGGGGCCATCCGCACGCTGCTCGAGCTGGAACCCGATCTCACGGTCGTCGCTGACCTCGGGTCGTCGGCAGGCGTGCCGGAGATGGTCGACGAGACCGAGCCAGACGTCGTGCTGCTCGATATCGAGATGGGCGAGGAGAGCGGGCTCGCGCTCGCCGAAGAACTGGCCAGGCGGCCCGAACCGCCGCTGCTGATGATCCTGACCACCTTCGAGCGTCCCGGTTATGTGCGCCGCGCGCTGGAGGCGGGCGTGCGGGCCTACCTCACCAAGAACACGCCGGTCGGGGATATCGCGCAGGCGATCCGCGAGGTCGTCGCGGGCCGCATGCTGATCGAGGACCAGCAGCTGCGCGCCGCCATGTCGGTGGGACAGAACCCGCTGACCGAACGGGAACGCGACGTGCTGGTGGCCGCGCGCTCGCACGACACGGTCGCGGAGATCGCGGCGCATCTGCATCTGTCGGTCAGCACGGTCAGCAACTACATCACCGCGGCGATCTCGAAGACGGGCTCGCGCAACCGGATCGAGGCCATCCGGTTCGCCGAGGACAACGGCTGGCTGTGA
- a CDS encoding NAD-dependent epimerase/dehydratase family protein: MTRTAVVLGGTGYLGQGIGELLAAHEFQVVPLGRTEFDVLAQPIAALTELLSGADVVVNAAGALWQVTDEQMAAANAVLVQRLLEAVRRQARPARVVQLGSVYEYGPGHAGPVRESTPEHPETVYGRTKLAATEAMRHWPGSGVVLRCSTVVGARAPRAGLLGSVAHRLATPPADPAAPQVLELPTLRGTVDVLDLRDLGAAVLAAANVPAAAPGVEVVNIASGAAVPIEFAVRRLIEVSGVAVQVVCTGGGGSPRAASGAPPISIEKARRYLGWAPRFGLDDALRALWRYTSEARTGASNT, from the coding sequence GTGACACGAACGGCGGTGGTGCTCGGCGGCACGGGGTATCTCGGCCAGGGCATCGGTGAGTTGCTCGCCGCGCACGAGTTCCAGGTGGTGCCGCTCGGGCGCACGGAATTCGATGTGCTCGCCCAGCCGATCGCGGCGCTGACCGAGCTGCTGTCCGGCGCCGACGTCGTGGTCAACGCCGCCGGCGCGCTGTGGCAGGTGACCGACGAGCAGATGGCGGCCGCCAATGCCGTGCTGGTGCAACGCCTGCTCGAGGCGGTGCGCAGGCAGGCGCGGCCCGCCCGGGTCGTGCAGCTCGGCTCGGTGTATGAATACGGCCCGGGACATGCGGGCCCGGTGCGCGAGTCGACGCCGGAGCATCCGGAAACCGTCTACGGCCGAACCAAACTCGCCGCCACCGAAGCCATGCGGCACTGGCCGGGTTCCGGTGTCGTGCTGCGCTGCTCGACGGTGGTCGGGGCGCGCGCACCGCGGGCCGGTCTGCTCGGCTCGGTGGCGCATCGGCTGGCCACGCCGCCCGCGGACCCGGCCGCGCCGCAGGTGCTCGAACTGCCCACGCTGCGTGGCACGGTCGACGTGCTGGATCTGCGCGATCTCGGTGCGGCGGTGCTCGCGGCGGCGAACGTGCCGGCCGCGGCGCCGGGCGTCGAGGTGGTCAATATCGCCTCGGGCGCTGCGGTGCCGATCGAGTTCGCGGTACGCCGGTTGATCGAGGTCAGCGGTGTGGCTGTCCAGGTGGTGTGCACCGGCGGCGGTGGCTCGCCGCGCGCGGCGAGCGGTGCGCCGCCGATCTCGATCGAGAAGGCCCGTCGGTATCTGGGCTGGGCGCCGCGTTTCGGTCTCGATGACGCGCTGCGGGCGCTCTGGCGCTACACCAGTGAGGCTCGAACCGGTGCGAGTAACACATGA
- the rfbH gene encoding lipopolysaccharide biosynthesis protein RfbH gives MPSEPIPADDDVLELVRALHHRRRPPAFEPGVTPIFSSGAVLDADDRVALVEQALELRIASGATALRFERLFAKAIGVRRAHLTNSGSSANLLALATLTTPELEERALKPGDEVITVAASFPTTVNPILQHGMVPVFVDIELGTYNTTVDRVRAAIGPRTKAIMMAHTLGNPFPVAEIAELAAEHELFLIEDNCDAVLSTYQGQTTGTFGDFATVSFYPAHHLTMGEGGCVLTDSLVLAKLVESMRDWGRDCWCEPGEDNRCRKRFDQDFGALPSGYDHKYVFSHIGYNLKTTDIQAGLGLSQLRKLPEFVAARRRNWARLRDGLAGVPWLLLPHATPGSDPSWFGFVLTVAEDAPFDRRAIVDHLLARNIHTRFLFAGNLLRQPAYRHAPHRIADRLTNSDIVTERTFWVGVYPGLTDEMIDYMVTVIREFATRPVHRVR, from the coding sequence GTGCCTAGTGAGCCGATACCGGCGGATGACGATGTCCTGGAACTGGTGCGCGCACTGCACCACCGGCGCAGGCCGCCGGCCTTCGAGCCCGGCGTGACCCCGATCTTCAGTTCAGGGGCCGTGCTGGACGCCGACGATCGGGTCGCATTGGTGGAGCAGGCACTGGAACTGCGCATCGCGTCCGGGGCAACCGCGCTGCGTTTCGAGCGGTTGTTCGCGAAAGCCATCGGCGTGCGTCGCGCGCACCTGACCAACTCGGGTTCGTCGGCGAACCTGCTCGCCCTCGCGACGCTCACCACCCCGGAATTGGAGGAGCGCGCGCTCAAACCCGGCGACGAGGTGATCACCGTGGCGGCGAGCTTCCCGACCACGGTGAACCCGATCCTGCAGCACGGCATGGTCCCGGTGTTCGTCGATATCGAACTGGGCACCTACAACACGACGGTGGACCGGGTGCGCGCCGCGATCGGCCCGCGCACCAAGGCGATCATGATGGCGCACACGCTCGGTAATCCCTTCCCGGTCGCGGAGATCGCCGAGTTGGCGGCGGAGCACGAACTCTTCCTGATCGAGGACAACTGCGACGCGGTGCTGTCCACCTATCAAGGCCAGACCACCGGGACGTTCGGTGATTTCGCGACGGTCAGCTTCTATCCCGCGCACCACCTCACCATGGGCGAGGGCGGTTGTGTGCTCACCGACAGCCTGGTGCTGGCAAAACTCGTCGAATCAATGCGGGACTGGGGGCGGGACTGCTGGTGCGAGCCGGGGGAGGACAACCGGTGCCGTAAGCGGTTCGACCAGGATTTCGGCGCGCTGCCTTCGGGTTACGACCACAAATATGTGTTCTCCCATATCGGCTACAACTTGAAGACCACCGATATCCAGGCCGGTCTCGGCCTGAGTCAATTGCGTAAATTGCCGGAATTCGTGGCGGCGCGGCGGCGCAATTGGGCTCGGTTGCGCGACGGGCTCGCCGGTGTCCCCTGGCTGTTGCTGCCGCACGCGACGCCGGGCAGCGATCCGAGCTGGTTCGGGTTCGTGCTGACGGTGGCCGAGGACGCGCCGTTCGACCGGCGCGCGATCGTGGACCACCTGCTCGCCCGCAATATCCACACCAGATTCCTCTTCGCCGGAAACCTGTTGCGCCAGCCCGCTTATCGGCACGCGCCGCATCGCATCGCGGACCGCCTGACCAACAGCGACATCGTCACCGAGCGCACCTTCTGGGTCGGCGTCTATCCCGGGCTGACCGACGAGATGATCGACTATATGGTCACCGTCATCCGGGAATTCGCCACCCGCCCGGTCCATCGGGTCCGCTGA
- a CDS encoding methyltransferase: MTLPELRDAAAIKQLANAFCHAKLLLTAHEVGVFDWLATNGPADADRIAAGTALHPRGVGDLLRGLTLLGLLVEDPAGYRNSPLAARTLVPGTPEYLGGFLRRADHMLYPTWGSLDAALRTGAPQAAGAGPEAFLRMLGDPKQRAQYLRMMDSASTPVAHRLAEVVDWSRYRTVADIGGCRGNLAGILLAHHPHLRATVFDLAPMGPELDAHLSAQGVADRAAFVAGDFFADPLPEADVLVLGHVLHNWSSAERAKLVDKAFQAVRPGGALLVYDAMYTGESADLARVLVSLNMLLVTEGGSEYPVAAAVGWLTAAGCTRHTAVPLGAADTLVIAHKDIER; the protein is encoded by the coding sequence ATGACGCTGCCCGAACTGCGCGACGCCGCCGCCATCAAACAACTCGCCAACGCCTTCTGCCACGCCAAACTGCTGCTCACCGCGCACGAGGTCGGCGTGTTCGACTGGCTGGCCACCAACGGGCCCGCCGACGCGGATCGGATCGCCGCGGGCACCGCGCTGCACCCGCGCGGCGTCGGCGACCTGCTCCGTGGCCTGACACTGCTCGGCTTGCTGGTGGAAGACCCTGCGGGATACCGGAATTCGCCGCTCGCCGCGCGCACCCTGGTGCCCGGCACACCCGAGTACCTCGGCGGCTTCCTGCGCCGCGCCGACCACATGCTGTATCCGACTTGGGGATCGCTCGACGCCGCGCTGCGCACCGGAGCGCCCCAGGCCGCCGGAGCCGGACCGGAAGCCTTCCTGCGCATGCTCGGCGATCCGAAACAGCGGGCCCAGTACCTGCGCATGATGGATTCGGCCTCGACGCCGGTGGCGCACCGGCTCGCCGAGGTGGTGGACTGGTCGCGGTACCGGACGGTCGCCGATATCGGTGGCTGCCGGGGCAACCTCGCGGGCATCCTGCTCGCGCACCACCCCCATTTGCGGGCAACGGTTTTCGACCTCGCACCGATGGGCCCGGAACTCGACGCTCACCTTTCCGCGCAGGGCGTCGCCGACCGCGCGGCCTTCGTCGCCGGTGACTTCTTCGCCGATCCGCTGCCGGAGGCCGACGTGCTGGTCCTCGGTCACGTGCTGCACAACTGGTCGAGTGCCGAACGAGCGAAGCTGGTCGACAAGGCTTTTCAGGCCGTGCGGCCGGGCGGGGCGCTGCTCGTCTACGACGCCATGTACACCGGCGAGTCCGCCGATCTGGCGCGGGTGCTGGTGAGCCTCAACATGCTTCTGGTCACCGAGGGCGGCTCCGAGTATCCGGTCGCCGCGGCCGTCGGCTGGCTCACCGCCGCAGGGTGCACCCGCCATACCGCGGTGCCGCTCGGTGCCGCGGACACGTTGGTGATCGCGCACAAGGACATCGAGCGATGA
- a CDS encoding HNH endonuclease signature motif containing protein: MRLTVLSDNEITDLLGGLECVTRKLAAVQNRVIVETAERSIPANVGAGDTKRFLMQTLRLSSREAARRYAAARSLGTWHDLNGGSYDPQLFHTAAAQSDGEISSEHATRIAAVMKRIPYGATGTEREAAEKILADFARTGSPDDIPAVGEAILAHLDPDGNLTADRDRQRMRGITIGSQRPDGMSTIHGEITPTLRGLLDAVMAKCARPGMNNPEDPESPSGDCEYVDRNAMVAAAARDTRTAAQRTHDGLLALLSPGVRVDALGSHRGLPVAAILTMSVDDVEKAAGVATTATGGLVPMSEALALAEQAQPFLMVFDHKGMPLHVGRAKRLATPAQRMALIASVRGCSRPGCDAPASLCAIHHVTEYAKGGATDIDNLTLACDRCHAMVNDGRNGWKTVVLGSDSAHAGRTAWIAPAHIDPTRTPRVNHRHHPGELLAQALSHIHDRDTRQRRDHRAWLSRRERLLSAAHTTSHPAVV, translated from the coding sequence ATGCGTTTGACGGTGTTGAGTGACAATGAGATCACTGATTTGCTTGGTGGTCTCGAGTGTGTGACGCGCAAGCTCGCGGCGGTGCAGAATCGGGTTATCGTCGAGACTGCCGAGCGGTCGATACCCGCGAATGTCGGTGCGGGAGATACGAAGCGATTCTTGATGCAGACCCTGCGGTTGTCCAGCCGAGAGGCCGCCCGCCGTTACGCTGCGGCGCGCAGTCTCGGCACCTGGCACGATCTCAACGGTGGTTCGTACGACCCACAACTGTTCCATACTGCGGCAGCGCAATCCGATGGTGAGATTTCCAGCGAACACGCTACTCGTATTGCGGCGGTGATGAAGCGTATCCCATATGGGGCTACCGGCACCGAACGGGAAGCGGCAGAAAAGATTCTGGCGGATTTCGCACGCACCGGTTCCCCCGACGATATTCCGGCCGTGGGTGAAGCGATTCTCGCGCACCTCGACCCCGACGGAAACCTCACCGCCGACCGCGACCGCCAGCGTATGCGCGGCATCACCATAGGTTCGCAGCGCCCGGACGGCATGTCCACCATCCACGGTGAAATCACACCGACCCTGCGCGGGCTCCTCGACGCCGTCATGGCCAAGTGTGCGCGGCCCGGCATGAACAACCCCGAAGATCCCGAAAGCCCCTCCGGTGACTGCGAATACGTCGACCGGAACGCGATGGTCGCCGCCGCGGCGCGGGACACCAGAACCGCCGCGCAACGCACCCACGACGGTCTGCTCGCCCTGCTCAGCCCCGGCGTTCGAGTCGACGCGCTCGGCTCGCACCGCGGTCTGCCCGTCGCGGCGATCCTGACCATGAGCGTCGACGACGTCGAAAAAGCCGCTGGAGTGGCGACCACGGCGACGGGTGGCCTCGTGCCGATGTCGGAGGCGCTCGCGCTGGCCGAACAAGCACAACCATTTCTGATGGTGTTCGACCACAAGGGGATGCCGCTGCACGTAGGACGCGCGAAACGCCTTGCGACTCCGGCACAGCGGATGGCACTGATCGCGTCCGTACGCGGCTGCTCGCGCCCCGGTTGTGACGCGCCCGCCTCGCTGTGCGCGATCCACCACGTCACCGAATACGCCAAAGGCGGCGCGACCGATATCGACAACCTGACACTCGCCTGCGACCGCTGCCACGCCATGGTCAACGACGGCCGAAACGGCTGGAAAACGGTTGTGCTGGGCAGCGATTCGGCACACGCCGGCCGCACCGCCTGGATCGCCCCGGCCCACATCGACCCGACCCGCACCCCGCGCGTCAACCACCGCCACCACCCCGGCGAACTCCTCGCCCAAGCCCTGTCCCACATCCACGACCGCGACACCCGGCAACGCCGCGACCACCGCGCCTGGCTGTCCCGCCGAGAGCGCCTGTTATCGGCTGCCCACACCACGTCACACCCGGCCGTGGTGTAG
- a CDS encoding tyrosine-protein phosphatase, translating to MIENGGGPLLNRRTALRLFAAAGLATAVARTPAQAAPESFLDISLNLRDIGGYSGADGRRIVTGSVYRSAALSQVTDQQFAVLTELRPHSVADLRSTQSRAIHGPDRLPPGAVPILAPVGDPDPAPLKNKLAQPDSDTLAEFRSYVTSASNRAAFGRVLNTLSASGRSGYLYHCNSGTYVTGWTTAILMTLLGVARSAVDSEFQLSNEAYGAIVARTEYLDAAFDQIRVTYQSFDNYIADGLGVPGPAVARLRDVLLVR from the coding sequence ATGATCGAGAACGGCGGCGGGCCGCTACTGAACCGGCGAACGGCGTTGCGGCTCTTCGCTGCCGCGGGCCTCGCCACCGCGGTCGCCCGCACACCCGCCCAGGCGGCCCCGGAATCGTTCCTCGATATCTCGCTGAATCTCCGGGACATCGGCGGATATTCGGGTGCCGACGGTAGGCGCATCGTCACCGGCTCCGTATACCGTTCCGCCGCACTGTCCCAGGTGACCGATCAGCAGTTCGCGGTGTTGACCGAGCTGCGACCACATTCGGTCGCCGATCTGCGCTCCACCCAGTCCCGCGCCATCCACGGTCCCGACCGGTTGCCGCCCGGCGCCGTCCCGATTCTCGCGCCCGTCGGTGATCCCGATCCCGCACCGCTGAAGAACAAACTCGCCCAACCGGATTCGGACACCCTCGCGGAGTTCCGGAGCTACGTGACCTCCGCGTCCAACCGGGCAGCCTTCGGCCGGGTACTGAACACACTGTCGGCCAGTGGACGGTCCGGCTATCTCTACCACTGCAATTCCGGCACCTACGTCACAGGTTGGACCACCGCCATCCTCATGACCCTGCTCGGTGTCGCCCGCTCCGCCGTCGACAGCGAATTCCAGCTGTCCAACGAGGCGTACGGCGCGATCGTCGCGCGCACCGAATACCTCGACGCCGCCTTCGACCAAATCCGCGTCACCTACCAGAGTTTCGACAACTACATCGCCGACGGACTGGGCGTGCCCGGCCCCGCGGTAGCGCGCCTGCGTGACGTGCTACTCGTCCGCTGA
- a CDS encoding NAD-dependent epimerase/dehydratase family protein has product MSEYTPRRTALVLGGTGFVGGHIANALRDNGYRTVTVSRRPASTGTAHCALDLETGDAQPLIEVLRAHEPALVVNAAGSYWGLDEPQLHRSFVTATETALAALAALPDRRPRYVHLGSVMEYGPLPELGAVDESVPTEPESAYGRTKLAATELVRAAIAAGTVDGVVLRATNSIGPGVHPGSLIGKVGSALAANRDGRARIELSPLAAHRDYLDVRDLAEAVLAAARTRDTVDVVNIGRGQALSVRELVDRLVTISEVPVDIVESAAAPTAPGTSSIWLEVATETAARTLGWRVTRSVDQALHDYWRTLTR; this is encoded by the coding sequence ATGAGCGAGTACACGCCGCGGCGCACCGCCCTCGTGCTCGGCGGCACCGGGTTCGTCGGCGGGCATATCGCGAACGCGCTGCGGGACAACGGCTATCGCACCGTCACGGTATCGCGCCGACCGGCGTCGACCGGCACCGCGCACTGCGCGCTCGACCTCGAAACGGGTGACGCGCAACCTTTGATCGAGGTGCTACGCGCCCACGAACCGGCCCTCGTGGTGAACGCCGCCGGGTCCTACTGGGGCCTGGACGAACCGCAGTTGCACCGATCGTTCGTCACCGCCACCGAGACCGCACTCGCCGCGTTGGCCGCGCTGCCCGACCGGCGCCCGCGCTACGTCCACCTGGGCAGCGTGATGGAGTACGGTCCGCTACCCGAGCTGGGCGCGGTCGACGAATCCGTGCCGACCGAGCCCGAATCCGCCTACGGGCGGACGAAACTGGCGGCGACCGAGCTGGTCCGCGCGGCGATCGCGGCGGGCACCGTGGACGGCGTCGTGCTGCGCGCGACCAACAGCATCGGCCCCGGCGTGCATCCGGGCAGCCTGATCGGCAAGGTCGGCTCGGCACTGGCCGCGAACCGCGACGGACGCGCCCGGATCGAACTGTCGCCGCTGGCCGCCCACCGCGACTACCTCGACGTGCGCGACCTGGCCGAGGCGGTGCTCGCCGCGGCGCGCACCCGCGACACCGTCGATGTGGTGAACATCGGTCGCGGCCAAGCCCTCTCGGTGCGCGAGCTGGTCGATCGGCTGGTCACCATCAGCGAGGTGCCGGTCGATATCGTCGAGTCCGCGGCCGCACCGACCGCACCGGGCACCAGCTCGATCTGGCTGGAGGTGGCCACCGAAACCGCCGCGCGGACACTGGGTTGGCGGGTGACCCGCAGCGTCGACCAAGCGCTGCACGACTATTGGCGCACGCTCACCCGCTGA
- a CDS encoding sensor histidine kinase: MRPIDRAKAVVVQVRRRIWNLGVGVGDTGPGGMYVLLIALALPLWEASTWPVGRLAASGAAVAGFGALFVWSQSDMAGRPMGFRVGLLAAMAAVAGAGTAVFGTSWVVALMLTAVACVNLLPLVFGSVLGVIAVGSLTWAVLGQGGAALVVFGAGMIAVLRGRLLLEIVQSRATRQAMAAAAVGDERLRIARDLHDLLGNSLATMLVKAELAQRLAHIDPDAAAAASAEVQQVGRQTMLEVQEAVRGYRATTLADEVARAKQSLALLRDGLTVRIPERVWDERVDTLLGWVVREAVTNVLRHADASRCAITVRVHDEPRSVELTVDNDELFGRASTGGGHGLLGLAERARGLGGTVTAGPTANGGFRLAVSVPLPATRPAESSA; encoded by the coding sequence ATGCGACCGATTGATCGCGCGAAAGCAGTGGTCGTCCAGGTACGTCGCCGGATCTGGAACCTGGGTGTCGGCGTGGGCGACACCGGGCCCGGCGGCATGTATGTGCTGCTGATCGCGCTCGCGTTGCCGCTGTGGGAGGCGAGCACGTGGCCGGTGGGCCGCTTGGCGGCGTCCGGTGCCGCGGTCGCCGGATTCGGCGCGCTGTTCGTCTGGAGTCAGTCGGATATGGCGGGGCGTCCGATGGGCTTCCGGGTGGGACTGCTCGCGGCGATGGCCGCGGTGGCGGGTGCGGGTACCGCCGTGTTCGGCACGTCCTGGGTGGTCGCGTTGATGCTCACCGCGGTCGCGTGCGTCAATCTGCTGCCGCTGGTGTTCGGTTCGGTACTGGGCGTGATCGCGGTCGGCAGCCTCACCTGGGCGGTCCTCGGCCAGGGCGGGGCGGCGCTGGTGGTGTTCGGCGCGGGCATGATCGCGGTGCTGCGTGGCCGGCTGCTGCTGGAGATCGTGCAGTCGCGGGCCACCCGGCAGGCGATGGCCGCGGCCGCGGTCGGCGACGAACGGTTGCGGATCGCGCGGGACCTGCACGATCTGCTCGGCAACAGCCTGGCCACCATGCTGGTGAAAGCCGAACTGGCGCAACGGCTCGCGCATATCGATCCGGATGCCGCGGCGGCGGCCTCCGCGGAGGTGCAGCAGGTGGGCCGGCAGACCATGCTGGAGGTCCAGGAGGCGGTGCGCGGCTACCGGGCCACCACCCTCGCCGACGAGGTGGCGCGCGCCAAGCAGAGCCTTGCCCTGCTGCGCGACGGACTCACCGTGCGCATTCCGGAACGGGTGTGGGACGAACGGGTGGACACGTTGCTCGGCTGGGTGGTGCGCGAGGCGGTGACCAATGTGCTGCGGCACGCCGACGCGAGCCGGTGCGCCATCACGGTCCGGGTGCACGACGAGCCGCGCTCGGTCGAGTTGACGGTGGACAACGACGAGCTGTTCGGCCGCGCGTCCACCGGGGGCGGGCACGGTTTGCTCGGCCTGGCCGAGCGGGCCCGCGGCCTCGGCGGCACGGTGACCGCGGGACCGACGGCGAACGGCGGCTTCCGGCTCGCGGTGTCGGTGCCGCTGCCCGCGACCCGACCGGCAGAATCGTCGGCATGA
- a CDS encoding DUF1772 domain-containing protein — protein sequence MVRVVATVVVVLGNGVLAGVLVAVAIGLVPMFAALPAPDYVRVHTLAGRYFDRIMPPMVVCSIAADILLAVDTDSAAARPLFAGAALTQLGVSLVSQFGNVPLNHRTRATDPAAIPPGWDDPRARWRTLHLLRTVLALVALLANAIAVAVR from the coding sequence GTGGTCAGGGTTGTGGCGACTGTCGTGGTGGTGCTCGGCAACGGGGTGCTCGCCGGGGTGCTCGTGGCGGTGGCGATCGGGTTGGTCCCGATGTTCGCCGCGTTACCGGCGCCGGATTATGTGCGGGTGCACACGCTCGCCGGACGATATTTCGACCGGATCATGCCGCCGATGGTGGTGTGCAGCATCGCCGCGGACATCCTGCTCGCCGTCGACACCGATTCGGCCGCGGCCAGGCCGCTGTTCGCCGGTGCCGCGCTGACCCAGCTGGGCGTCTCACTCGTCTCGCAGTTCGGCAACGTGCCGCTGAACCACCGGACCCGCGCCACCGACCCGGCCGCCATCCCGCCCGGGTGGGACGATCCACGGGCACGCTGGCGCACCCTGCATCTGCTGCGCACCGTGCTCGCCCTCGTCGCCCTGCTCGCCAACGCGATCGCGGTGGCAGTGCGATGA
- a CDS encoding VOC family protein, with amino-acid sequence MPIKLENIGITVRDLEAAIAFFTDLGLTVVHRDTVSGEWTDTAVDLDNNHANIAMLQTPDGNNRLELFEYLHPEAIETQPTRPNDIGMHRVAFSVDDIDKALETAAKHGCHPLRGVATYEDLYKLTYVRGPSGIIVMLAEELKKN; translated from the coding sequence ATGCCCATCAAACTCGAGAACATCGGCATCACCGTTCGCGACCTCGAAGCAGCAATCGCCTTCTTCACCGACCTAGGCCTCACAGTCGTCCACCGCGACACAGTCAGCGGCGAGTGGACCGACACCGCCGTCGACCTCGACAACAACCACGCCAACATCGCCATGCTCCAAACCCCGGACGGCAACAACCGCCTCGAACTCTTCGAGTACCTCCACCCCGAAGCGATCGAAACCCAGCCCACCCGCCCCAACGACATCGGCATGCACCGCGTCGCCTTCTCCGTAGACGACATCGACAAAGCCCTCGAGACAGCCGCAAAACACGGCTGCCATCCACTCCGCGGCGTAGCGACCTACGAGGACCTCTACAAACTCACCTACGTCCGCGGCCCCAGCGGCATAATCGTGATGCTCGCCGAGGAACTGAAGAAGAACTGA